Part of the Panicum virgatum strain AP13 chromosome 4N, P.virgatum_v5, whole genome shotgun sequence genome is shown below.
CATCACGATCATAATCCCGTGACGAAATGGAGAGGGATTCATCCACAGATAACAAATTCCCACAGGCGACGATGCCGACAAGAGGAAATGGTTCCGGGATAAGGGTGGAAATAATGTTCATTGTATGTAAAATGATCACATCTGTACCGACGACAAACCTCGTATTATTTTTCGCTATGTTTATACAGTCCAGCATACAGATCCAGCATGACTCCTTCGGCATGAAATCGGGTAGCTGGACTTGCAATGGCCAGTCCGATCACCGGCCCTGCTGCTCCGAAGAGCAATGGACGCTAGCAGCGGTGCTATTCTGCCATTGCTCCACAAAGGTCGTGCTGCCAGACCAGCTCTCCTAGAATAGGGAGATCAGATCCTCGAGGTTCTCGAGATGGAAATGGTTCTTCTTCAGCCTCCTGCGACGCGTGCTGCTTGTCCTGCAGGTAAACAATGTCCGTTCGATCAGATGGACGGCATCAGCAGTTAGAGCTTCGAAAAGCAATTGCAAACCACGATAGATTATATAGCCTCACTATCAGGACAAACTGACAGGGTATTAAGCTCATAAAAGAAGCAACCGATGAACATTACAGTTAAACAACCTAGATAAAAGCAGTTAGCAGGGCACCCACCAGTATTGGTTATGAAACACAACGGTGTCTGCTGGAACGTTATTCCCATCGTCATTTCTATTCCACCGGTAGACAGCATGAGTCCTGTTTTTCAGTTGTAAAATTGAATGGCCGTAACTGGCCTCCCTGAATGCAGAGTAGTCCGGCTGGGGGTCATTAAACCTGCATCATGGTGGGTTAGCTCATCAGGCAAGCCTCATAAGAGTTTGCTAAAGAAGAAGCAATAATGCGCAGGAGGAACTGTGTATCTCCGATGCTGAGGTGAGCACGAACTTGAAAGTTCAAACCATGGCCTCAAACACCACCAAACCTTGTGGCTGCTAGGCCAGATGGGTGTAAGAGTTCAATAAACGAAATAGTACCAATAATAAGTTTGCTGGCTATTTCCTCTCACCTTGAAGCAAGTCCTTCCTGGTTGCCTCCATCACCAACAGTTATGTAAACAGGAGCAGATTTGTCTGGCACTGGATATCGATTCCCCGATGTTATGTTGTAGTTGACATTCGAAATGCGGTACTGCAAGTAAATTATACGGTACCCATGAGAAATTAACATTCAAATCCCTAATTCAACTCCAAAGGAACAAATTCACGATATCCGGACCATGCTCAGCATGTCTACCGCGCGAAAAATCCAATGGAGAACACTGTGCTGAATGGAAGAACTTACTGATCTCTCATAAGCATGAACATGACCTGCAAATACCAAGTCGACCTTGTACTTCACAAACCATTTCTCAAAAGCAGCCCTCATACTCTCACCCTCCATATAATGTGCCTCATTGCTGTTGTACATGGGAGAATGCATGAGAACTATAAGCCAAGGTGTCTTCTCCCTGTCCACACGCTTGAATTCATTTTTCAGCCACCACCATTGAGGAGTGTATTTTACTAATAAACATCAGAAGCAAGTTTAGAAGTTAGGACACATACTTGAATCGGAATATGCCACAAAAAACTAGCAAATCAGTTAACTCAGTAAAAAGTTATGCAGCTGCTAACATGCTTCTGAAATCTAGCAATATATATGATGTCAATATAAAGGGATTACTGTAGACTTCTATTCATTAAGGAAGCATCAAAACCTGTTAATACACAACACTAAAAGTTACAGGTTCCTATCACTTAATTGCAGTTTCAAACTTTCACCAAAACCAAAAGAAATCATAGATATAGAAATCAAAGTATCAAACTGTAACAGAAAAATAACTTTAAATATCACAATATGCatggaagaaacaaaagaaagagagCTGGAAGAGCATGTTACCAAATGGTGAGTAGCTAGACAACACGATGATATGAGCAGATGCACGCCTGACAGCATACCACATAGGAGAACTGCTCTTTGATGCCAAATATGGAGTCATATATCTATGCAGATATGGCTTGAATGTAGAAGTTTCTCCCTGAAATATCAAATAATAATAGAGATACAGTCGCTGAACAAAAAGACAACAAGCATCCATAAAATTTTCCTTTTAAAAGCAGATTTAGGCAGTTATGTTCAAATGGAAGGTGTTGCTCTGGTCATGTGACAATGTTATAAGAATAAATCCTTAGCAAGGTATGAAACCACATAGCAATAATAGGTAGCTACAATTGACAACCTAACTAACAAGAACATCATTACAATCTATATCGTGTCCTCTCTACAGTGACCTTTTAGTCGCACTTGCCATCGCTTGAGCATGCTTAAACAAGAAACAATAACACAGAAAAGCTTCCAGAGGATAGGCCATAAATGTCGGGAATTCTGCCAACTTCTTATCATTGTCTGGGGTTTTCACTAACAAAAAATTGCAAAGATGTGAAGATAAATTACCAGATCAGGCCTGTATTCTATTTCATGGTTTCCAGCATTCCAAATCCATGGCTGGTATGCAGTACTGCGTTCAACAAGTCGACCCCAAGAATCCCAACGAATGCCATCATCATGTTTATATCTATCAGCATATGACAAGTCCCCAACAAATAGAACAGTTTGCCCTCCTGTTTTCTCATAATGTTGAAGAGTTGAGAGAGAATTAAACGTTTGCCCCAGATCACCTGGAACAACAGAGACAGGGAGTGTTGAGATAAAGCTGCCCAAAGCGCTGAACAGCTAATACTATGGAAATATCATTCACCTAACTTCTGTCCATGATAactatttatttttctattctCCCCGAATGCTTTTTATGGAAGGACAGAATGCATTTGGGGAGTGATTTCAGGATACAAACTCAGGTAAGATTGTAAATATAGCCATTAGCCATGCTCAATCATTACATAGTTTAAACTGATCAAAATCATCATatgcttgttgtgctcaactGCAGATCTGTGACTCATGCACCCTAGGGCAGGAGTTGTTCGAGTTCCAATGCAAACAGCAATATGCAGGGAACCAAAATTAATAATAGTTAAATAAGAAAAGACAAACCTATGATGCCAAATGTGTATGATGCATCTGGATCAATTGCTGGAGGTGTTTCAAACCAAAATTCTCGAGCTGAATCTCCGCTTCCAATCTTATAATAATATTTAGTGTTATACTGCAAAGTGCAAACAGTAAAGTTACAGCGTTCGGAAGTTTACATAGGAACCGACAATGTAAAGAAAGGGCTAAAGACTAGCTCTGCAGAAATCAGAAAATGTCTCAAATCAATTTCAATAGCTGCACGTTATGTTCAAATAAAATAACCTTGAACAACTGAATTTCGATAAAGAAAAATTATGTGGCCAGGACTAATAATAATTGAGTGATAGCTGCACAAATAGCATTGTAGTTGGactaatagattttatttaaacaAGAGATGCCATCTCTATCTAGAAGCGTTGCATTTCAGCTATCACATTTAGCAGGGTGAACAGTGTGCATCGCAAACATTTTGAATAAGAATATAACATAAAGCCTTAAGTATATGAGAAGGAAAATGAAGCCTGTTAGCATATTACCTCAAGGCCATCAACAAGACAGTGGTGTATGTATCCAGATTTGTAGTCGTAAAACGTATAATTTGTTGTTGTGCCTTCTGATTTCTGGTCGtattgcttctccttcttgccATAAAACACTTCACTTGGCCCAGGTTCTTCTGGAGTAACCCAAGATACGATAACTGCCTTTCCATCATAGTCACCTTGAGTTATATGAACCTGAAACATCATGATGTAAGCACTAAACAGAGTATACAATGATAGCACTGATAATTAGCTGGAGTCTGGTGACAAAGCTATTTACCTGCTGCGGAGCATTGTATCCCTTTGGAATTGCAAACCATTCACTTTCTAGTGGTATATCCGTAGACGGGAACTCTGTACGCACGTAAGAGCTTGTGTGACCAGAGGCGACACCACTAACTAGGCATGATATAACATGTAGAGATAACAACAGCAAACCCCAGCCCTTCATTGATTTAGGATAACGTTGATGACTCAGCCTAAAATTACAAAATCAATTTGTAAGAATACTTAAGAGATTAATGGGATTGCAAAAATGACCTAGTTTTTCTAATCACTATTGCACATCATAAATATATACTAATGACCTAGCAATATTGTATTGCATTTGCTACTACACAAAGTACATGGCGAAAGAAAACTAGAATTTTTATATTGTGTAAGCGCAGTTTGATATTTTCCACGATTAGCTTGGCATCACCATTGCGCTCTTAGATACAATGCCAGAAGAATGAGCTAAAGAAAAACTAGCCCTGCCTCATTACTTGTCAAAGTCAAACAACCATGGCAGTATTGTCCTCATATGCAAATACGAACACTCATCTATTACATATTAAAAGTAGATGGCAGGCCTTTTACAAGCACTAAGGAAAGAGGAATATATGGGAAAATCTcactaaaaaaagaaacatCTGATTTCCTGTTATCAATCTTGTCGCCTACCCCATGACTATAGATCATATCTTTTGAGGTTACTAGGAACCTATTTGAATCCAATTGCAAAAGGATAGAAAAAATATTGAATAATGGGAAACAACTGTCTTAAGTAATAAATCTATAGCTTGTACTATAgcgagaaaaagaagagaataAGATAACAGAACCAAACTACACCTTTATTACTAGCAGTGTCATTcaagaattatttttgaactaataaGAAATAATAAGAGCAAACAATAGAAGAGAGAAAACAAAGTATGAACCAGCATCAAGCGTACCAGTGAGGAAGGTCAAACAATGACAAACAAAGTCTTCTCAACAGGTTCGTTAGGGCGCTCAACCTGATAACAGGCTACTTCTCTGTACTGTTTTTTTTCCTTAATGAGCTAAAGATGTgtagaaaatagaaaatctattCTAACTCCTGGATTTATTTCAACCTGGGATTTGTACTCCTCACATTCATCTTCGTACGAGTACTAGGTTCTGATTGATTTTTCTTAATATATCAGTGCGCCATATAAGATAACCATTGCAAAAAGTGTTTGCCTTTTTGTTTATATACTCTCTGCATGAACGACACAAAAATTTGCGGAGTCCGCACTGGTTTCAGCTGAATCCCGACAATTTTGTTTGGAAAATAAGCTGCAGTGCACTGGCAAAAGGTCGAGTGTGTCGATCCTGAGCCTGAAGAAGCAAACGAACCTAGCCAAAACATGAATGGACGGATGGATTTGGACTAACAGGGCACAACGCAGTATAGAAATCCACAGCACACCAAATGaatatagagatagagatagagagactTGGATCTGGTTGAGAACTAAGACCGTaccaactcttaagaacaaCGGAGGCCATCCGAGGATTACCTGAGGAGACCAATTACAGCCGGATGAATGAATGGGCGGGCGGATGGATCTCCGCACCGTACgacggagagcggcggcggcgacagcgcaCTCCGGAGCGGCGGGTGGAGGGAACGTCCCCGGCGGTCTCGTcaccggcggcgctgccgctgcGTTGGCAATCGGTTTGGCGACGAGCAAGGCCAAGCCGTGACGGAACGGGAAAGAGCCCACTCCACAGATGAGGCTCCATTTAGAGCTTGATTGGTTCGAGGGTTAAATTTTAAACTATGTCTTATTTAAGAGAATTTTGATGTTTATTAATATTAAATAGCATctgattacaaaactaattacagaatcctggggctaaattgcgagacgaatctaacgagataTATTAATCTGTAATTagtgaatggttactgtagcactactgtagcaaatctaattaggctcattagactCGTCTAATAAATTAGCACccatctgtcaaaaaaattttataaataaattttatttgatatttgtaaatagtaagattctttttgatgtgacaggggCTAAAAAAACTGAtagaaacaaacagggccttagattccaattttttttctacagtactcatcacatcaaatttttagacacatgcatgcatggagtattaaatgtagttaaaaaataactaattatatagtatGACTGATTCCATCGAGATAAATCTAACGACgttaattaatcaatgattgaacattaattatcaaataacaacgaaacgtGATTATCCAAACTcaaacttttcaccaactaaacacacgcTGAACTAAGGCCCTGTTCAGTTCGCGAAAAGGGGATgaaaagttactgtagcacatttcgttgttacttgataaacaatgtctaatcatgaactaattaggcttaaaagattcatctcgtgctaatcagttagactgtgtaattaattacttttttcaactatatttaatgctccatatatGTATCCGAAAATTCGACGTGACGAATACTATAGAAAAAATTTTAGGAAGTGAACCGGCCCAAGGGGGTGTTTTGGAATATAGACTTAAAAAAAAGTCtcagggactttttagtatttagaagtattaaataaatattaattataaaactaactgcagaaccctgtggctaaactgcgagacgaatctaatgaggtattttaattcatgattagcgaatgattactatagcatcaatgtagaaaattatgaattaattaggctcattagattcgtctccgAAAAAACACTcagtcaaaaaacatttataaacagattttatttaatattataaaatagtaaaaaaaaatttaatatgACAGGGACTCCTGAAAAAAGTTTAGAAACCTAACACTTTCGGGTCCGTGACTCGTAAGGCAGCCGTGTCCGTCACGATTCCCATTGGTTGGTAGGACGGCCCTGTCACTGTGGGCCCACTGTCCCTCGTCCCCATCTACGTCAGCACTCTCACAGATTCCATGGGCTTACGGGCCGGATCTGACCTTCCCGATTCACTGGCCCAACACAGGCCCCGACATAGCCCATGGAGTCGGAGCCCACCAAGAGAAGAGCCCATTATTCGCAGTGTCCTCGAAGCCCACGCCGAGAACACCAAACCGAACCGAAGCGAGCCGAAGGCCGCGACGAGCTTTCTCTTCTCTCACCTTCTCTTTCCGGCCTTCCGCGACCGCGGCGAGCAACGACGACCACGGCGAAGATGGCCGCTTCCTTTGG
Proteins encoded:
- the LOC120671282 gene encoding phosphoenolpyruvate phosphatase-like isoform X1, which codes for MKGWGLLLLSLHVISCLVSGVASGHTSSYVRTEFPSTDIPLESEWFAIPKGYNAPQQVHITQGDYDGKAVIVSWVTPEEPGPSEVFYGKKEKQYDQKSEGTTTNYTFYDYKSGYIHHCLVDGLEYNTKYYYKIGSGDSAREFWFETPPAIDPDASYTFGIIGDLGQTFNSLSTLQHYEKTGGQTVLFVGDLSYADRYKHDDGIRWDSWGRLVERSTAYQPWIWNAGNHEIEYRPDLGETSTFKPYLHRYMTPYLASKSSSPMWYAVRRASAHIIVLSSYSPFVKYTPQWWWLKNEFKRVDREKTPWLIVLMHSPMYNSNEAHYMEGESMRAAFEKWFVKYKVDLVFAGHVHAYERSYRISNVNYNITSGNRYPVPDKSAPVYITVGDGGNQEGLASRFNDPQPDYSAFREASYGHSILQLKNRTHAVYRWNRNDDGNNVPADTVVFHNQYWTSSTRRRRLKKNHFHLENLEDLISLF
- the LOC120671282 gene encoding phosphoenolpyruvate phosphatase-like isoform X2 → MKGWGLLLLSLHVISCLVSGVASGHTSSYVRTEFPSTDIPLESEWFAIPKGYNAPQQVHITQGDYDGKAVIVSWVTPEEPGPSEVFYGKKEKQYDQKSEGTTTNYTFYDYKSGYIHHCLVDGLEYNTKYYYKIGSGDSAREFWFETPPAIDPDASYTFGIIGDLGQTFNSLSTLQHYEKTGGQTVLFVGDLSYADRYKHDDGIRWDSWGRLVERSTAYQPWIWNAGNHEIEYRPDLGETSTFKPYLHRYMTPYLASKSSSPMWYAVRRASAHIIVLSSYSPFVKYTPQWWWLKNEFKRVDREKTPWLIVLMHSPMYNSNEAHYMEGESMRAAFEKWFVKYKVDLVFAGHVHAYERSYRISNVNYNITSGNRYPVPDKSAPVYITVGDGGNQEGLASSHKVWWCLRPWFELSSSCSPQHRRYTVPPAHYCFFFSKLL